The Mycolicibacterium boenickei genome has a segment encoding these proteins:
- a CDS encoding alpha/beta fold hydrolase — protein MNLAYDDRGDGEPVLFIAGQGGLGRTWDLYQAPAFRAAGYRVITFDNRGVGATSEADGFTTATMVADTAALIERLDAAPVRVVAVSMGSYIAQELMLARPELVSQSVLMATRGRHDRTREFFRIAERDLADAGVMLPATYDAKLRLLESFSPKTLNNEDSVRDWIDMFTRWPAKLTSGIRAQYGVAPLNDRRPAYRTIATPVLVIGFADDLVMPPHLGAEVADALPNGRYLEIADAGHLGFLERPNAVNSAILNFFAESHNGHSLP, from the coding sequence GTGAACCTGGCCTATGACGACCGGGGTGACGGTGAGCCCGTGCTGTTCATCGCCGGCCAGGGCGGACTCGGACGCACGTGGGATCTGTACCAGGCACCCGCATTCCGTGCCGCCGGATATCGGGTGATCACCTTCGACAACCGGGGTGTTGGTGCCACGTCGGAGGCCGACGGCTTCACCACGGCGACGATGGTGGCTGACACGGCGGCGTTGATCGAGCGCCTTGATGCCGCACCCGTGCGGGTGGTCGCGGTCTCGATGGGCTCGTACATCGCCCAGGAGCTGATGCTGGCCAGGCCCGAATTGGTGAGCCAGTCCGTTCTCATGGCCACCCGTGGGAGACATGACCGTACGCGCGAGTTCTTCCGAATCGCCGAACGGGACCTGGCCGACGCCGGTGTCATGCTGCCTGCCACGTATGACGCGAAACTGCGTCTGCTGGAGAGCTTTTCACCGAAAACCCTGAACAACGAGGATTCCGTGCGGGATTGGATCGACATGTTCACCAGGTGGCCGGCCAAACTGACGTCCGGGATCCGCGCTCAGTACGGCGTCGCTCCGTTGAACGACAGAAGGCCCGCCTACCGGACCATCGCCACGCCGGTGCTCGTGATCGGATTCGCGGATGATCTGGTGATGCCGCCGCACCTCGGAGCGGAAGTGGCAGATGCCCTGCCGAACGGGCGCTATCTCGAGATCGCCGACGCCGGCCACCTGGGCTTCCTGGAACGCCCGAATGCGGTTAATTCGGCAATCTTGAATTTCTTTGCAGAATCACACAACGGCCATTCCTTGCCGTGA